The nucleotide window CTGCAGACCGGTTCGTCATTGGGCTCATAAGCTGCCGAGCTGCTCTTCCCCGTGCTCAACTCCTCAATGCGCGAAAGAAAAGCTGCGTGCTGCTTGAGAATTTCCTGTGAGGCCTGAATATACTTTTTCGTTTCATCTTTAACGGATAACAATCTGGCATCTTCGTCGGCATACTTGCTTTTCATTTCAAGGAGTCGATCTCTGATGTCGTTCTCCGTCTGGCGTATCATATCATCGCTCTTCTTTTTCGCATCGGTGGTAATTTCGTCACCGAGCTTCTGCGCTGTTAATAGCGCCATACGCATGGCGTCGTCCGTTGTCCGGTATTCCTCAACCTTTTCAACGAGGACTTTTATCTTACTCTTTAAAATGGCATTTTCTTTATACAGCGCCGTGTAATCGGCTGTCAGCGTTTCAAGAAAATCGTCAACGACCGACATGTCGTAACCGCCGAAAACGGCTTTGACAAACTCTTTACCGGAGATTTCCTGCGGTGTCAGCATGTTCCCACAATCCTTTCCCAAAATCCGTGCCTTTTTATCAGCATCTCGTTTTAGTTTTTATATTCTCTGTTTGAGTATTCAGGCTATAGCCCGGCTTAACGGTCAGAAATAAAGCCCGTTATTTTCAAGCTCGTCGATGAGGTCACCTAAAAGATCGACGTTATATGGTGTGATGATGTATGTGTTAACGGCAACCTTTTTAATTTTCCCCTCCTGCGCGTAGGCCACGCCGCTGAGAAAATCGATGAGCCGCCTGGCAATATCCTTGTTCGTTTGCTCCAGATTCAAGACAACCGTACGCTTCTCTCGGAGATGGTCGGCGACCTCGGCAGCGTTTTCAAACCGCTCCGGCTTGACTAATACAACCTGCAGCTGCGCTGTAGCGTGAATATTGACGACCTTGTTGCTGTCGCGCCGCTCCTCAAAGCCACCGTAAGAGCTTCTGGCCTGTGTCGGCGTCCTCGGCGTAATGGGGATTTCCTCAGCCGCGTGCGGCTTAAAATCCTCAAATTCATCGTCGTCGTCATCGTACGGCCGTGTCAGCTTTTTCAGCTCATTTAAAAATCCCATGGAAGGTACCTCCTTAAGGCGCCGGTTCGTCCGGGGCCGCCCCTGCCTTATTCATTTGCGTCTGCGTTGGCTCTATTGGTTGACAGCTTATTACGGATAAAATCGCTCTCCAAATATCGCGGACCCAACACGCACCATATTTGCCCCGGCATGTATCGCCGCGGTAAAAGTGTCGCTCATGCCCATTGACAGATAATGCATAGAGATATTATCATATTTTTTTACTCTTATGTCAACAAAAAGCTTGTACATTTCTTCGAAATAATGGTCACTACCGCTGAAATTTCCATAAATAGGCGGAACGGCCATTAACCCCCTGACGGAAATTCCCGGCGTTTTGGACGCGGCAGCCAATATATCATCGAGCCGCTCCGGCAAAACACCGGATTTACTGAGCTCCCTGCCGATATTGACTTCGATCAGGATGTCCTGCGTCATGTTCAGAGACTGCGCCTTTTTCCCGATGAGGGCGAGGAGCTCTTCGGAATCGACCGACTCGATCATCCGGCACACGCCGACAACCTGGCGCACCTTATTTGTCTGCAGATGGCCAATAAAATGCAGCGGTACGCCGCGATACGCGCCCTCGTCGTTTTTTTGCAGCATCTCCTGCACGCGGTTTTCGCCGACGGCGTCCACCCCAGCCTCAATTGCCGCGCGCACCTTTTCCGCCGTGTTCATTTTGGCGGCGGCAACGAGCGTAATGTCTTCGGGCCGACGGCCGGAGCGAAGTGCTGCATCGCCGATTTGGTCACGGACGGCTTTCACGCGGTCTGCTATTGTCATGATAACACCACCTTGCCGTCAGCCAGATCTTTCGCCTTAACGATAATGACAGAGCCTTCGCGCAGAACCGTATTGTTTTCCGAGCCGTCGCGGACGATGTAGTTATTGCCTTTTTCAGCCTGTATATCCACAAAAACCTGTTCGGCCTGCAGCCCCGTCAGCAGATAAATATAAGGCTTACCGTCCGAATCGGTTTTAACGGCTTCCTTCGGGACGGCAAGGCCGGAAACGCTGTCGAATTCGATCTGTGCCGTCAGCGCCCGAACGGCTGCAATATCGGGGATTTCCTGTTTTGATGAAAAGACGACGACGCACTGGCCGTTTTCACTGGGGCCGACGCTTTCAACTGCCATATTCAGTGACGCACTGTAGGTGTCGACAAAGCGCACCGAAAAAGTCTTCTTTTCTTTTAGCTTGTCCGTTAACCGTTGCACATCATCGTCATCCATAACGGCGGCGTAATACCATTTGATGTCCGTCATCAGCTTACCGAGTACTTCATTTCCCGTGCCCCCCGGCGTCGAAAACAGCGCCTTGAGCGATGACGGTCTTAAATTATCAAGGTCATCCGGCGTCGTGCCCTCAAACCCGTCGACAACAGCTGTAAAAATGCCGCCCATCGGCGCCGTTACGGTTTGCGTCCCGGCGTTTTCGGAAAGCAGCTGCGCCAGTTGTGCTTTCATCGTATCAAGGTCGGCACCCTGCTGAACGGATCCTGTGAAGACCTGCTTATGGATTCCTGCCGTTAATTCACCTAAATTTTCAAGGTTTCCTGAAATAACGGCGCGAGATAATTCTAAAACAGCCTCACCGGCACCGCCCGTCGTGGAGGCGGGCGCTTCAGCTTCTTTGATGTCAATCTGAAGCGCGCGGATTTCGCTGGCCCGCTTGAGCGCCGCCGTCCCTTGATAGCTGACGGCGAGCGTCTCTCCCGACGCCACTTTTTCCCCTTCGGAGACTAACAGCGTCGCGCTCCCGCCACCGGTGACGACGGTCTCGGAACGCACAACATACCCTTCGGCACGGCCGCTCTCGTCAAGCGTTGAACGGACGGCAACAACCGTTTTTAAAGGCTTGTCCACCGCATTAAATATGTAAAGCCCAATATACGCGGCAATCGCGATAAACAAGATGCCTGTCATTACTTTCATTAAAAAATCGGTGCGCTGCATGGTGCAAACATCCCCTTAACCCGCCGGACACTTTCTGTTGTTGTGTCTTTCTAAATGCGACGCTTTTTGACGCTTTATTTTTCATGCCGGACTTCCGGCGTATTACACACCGCCTGCGTCATTTTCGGCCATCAGATTGACCGCTCTGGACGGAATGATCGTCGAAATTGCGTGCTTGTAAATGAGTTGCTGCTTTCCCTCCGTGTCAAGCACGACGGTAAAACTGTCAAACCCCGTCACGTTTCCGCGCAGCTGAAATCCGTTGACGAGAAAAACCGTTACCTGTTGTTTGCTGCATCGCGCCTGATTGAGAAAAATGTCCTGTAAATTCTGAATTTTTGCCATATTTGCCGTCCTTTCTTTGACGGCGTCTTCTTTATCTGAAGCGGCGCCGTCTGTTCATTTTTAGACGGCTTTATTCTATCCGTTCGTCTCCAAATACTTTGTCGAAAGCTGCAGGCCGGTATCAAAATCGGGCTCTTTCTCCCATAAAATCCAGTGCGCACCGGGCTCGCGGCGAAACCACGACAGCTGCCTTTTGGCATATCGCCGTGTTTCTCGTTTAATCTCGTCGACAGCCACTTGGATATCCTGATTTGTCGTTATCGCCCGCGCGAGCTCTTTATAACCAATGGCCTGCATCGCCGTATGCGCAAGTGTGAGTCCGGCGTCCAGAAGTTGCCTGACCTCGCCAAGCAGCCCGTCTGCCATCATGTTGTCGACGCGCCGGTTGATGGCCTCGTATAACTCGGCCCTGTTGCCATAAGAGAGCACAATGCGGCACGCGTCATAACGCGGCGGGCGCTTTTTCGTCTGGCTGTCGTGCTCAGACATTGGTTTCCCTGTCAGCTCAAATATTTCGAGGGCGCGGATGATGCGCTTTTTGTCATTAGCGTGAAGTCGTGCCCCAGCCTGCGGGTCAACGCGCGCCAGTTCCTCTAAAAGTGCCTCGCCCCCGGACCCGTCATAACGGTCGGAAAGGCGTTGGCGCAGTGCGGCGTCCCCGACAGGGGAGAACTCGTTCCCGGCAATCAGCGCCTCGATATAAAGGCCTGTTCCGCCAACAACAATCGGCAGCCTACCGCGGCTTAAAATATCGTCGGCGCAGGCGGACGCCTCTTGGACATAGCGAGCCACGGAATAGCTTTCAAAGGGAGACGCCACGTCAAGCATATGGTGGCGAATGCCCTGTTGTTCCGCCACTGTCGTCTTGGCGGTGCCGATATTCATAGCGCGATAGACCTGCATTGCGTCGGCGGAGATGACTTCACCGCCCAGCCGCTTTGCGAGGGTAATCCCGAGCGCTGTCTTCCCTGTTGCCGTCGGCCCCGCGATGACGGCGATCTTCTGGCTCATGGCTGCTCCTCTACGTTCGTTTGAAATATTTGTCCAGCGCCGTTTTTGTCAGTTCGACAGCCACCGGCCGCCCATGCGGGCAATAACGCACGTCACCGGAGAGAACCCTTTTTACAAGCGTTTCAATCTCCATCGGCTCCGACGCACGCCCGGCCTTGATTGCCGCCTTGCAGGCAATTGACTGCAGGAGGGCGTCCCGCCGTGCTTCGCCGCTTAGAGCGCCGCTTCGGCGCAGGATGGTACAAAGCTCTTCAAGCACCGCTTCGGCGCCGTCAATTAATATGTCGGCTGGTATTTGACGGATTGCCACCGACCCATCGCCAAAGGCGTCGATTTGAAAACCAAGCTGCTCAAAAAGCGTGATATTTTCCTGCACGAGTGCCATATCTTCACGCCCGAGTTGGCAAATAACGGGCGTCATAAGCAATTGTGACATCGTCACTTGTTTTTGATCCTTTAATCTGTCAAAATGAATCCGTTCATGGGCGGCGTGCTTGTCAATGAGCCAAAGCGTCCCCGCCTGCTCGGCAATAATGTAGGTGTCAAGCGCTTCGCCGACGATGCGGTGTTCCCGCTGTGTCGGCATTTCGGCAATCGGCACGGTCACTGCTTCAACGGCGATAGCGGCGCTATCGCCAGGTGTTTTTAAAGATTGATATGCTACTCTTGTCTCATCGCGAACCGATGCGTAAAGCGGTCGCTCCGTTGCGGACGGCACCCGGCTTTTAAAGCCGCCTGGCAGTCGCCCGTGCCGGTCTGTTATTTGTGGCGGTGGGCTGCTGTCGGGCAGTCGTCCCCCGTTTGTCACGTTGCTGTATGTATTGGGGGCTGTCGGCTGACTTTCCGAAGAAAGTACCTTCGATGTTCCAGGCGATAGCGTGATGAGCGGGCGTTGTGTTTCGCCTTCCAGCGATGAGCGCGCGGCGTAATAAACACCGTCGAACGCCTGATGATCGTTCAGGAATTTCACTTCTGTTTTTGTCGGATGAACGTTGACGTCCACACAGGACGGCCGCAGTGTGACGTATAAGACGCAAGCCGGGAACCGCCCGGTGAAAAGCGTGTTTTTATAAGCTTGTTCTAAAGCAGCCTGCAGCGTTTTTGACTTCACGTGGCGTCCATTGACGAAAAAGAACTGATAGCTTCTGTTCCCGCGCGCGGCGGAAGGCGACGATACAAAGCCACTGACGGAAATGTCTCCGTCGCTCGTCGTTGCTTCGAGCAGGCTGCCGGCAAAGTCGCGGCCGAAAATGCTGTACACGCAGGACGATATCTGTCCGTCGCCGGGTGTGTGGCACTCTTCCTTCCCGTCCTTGAGATAGCGGACGGAGACCTCCGGATGCGACAGGGCGCAGCAGATGATTTGCGCAGAGACCGCGGCCCCCTCTGCCCTATCGGTTTTCATAAATTTCTGTCGCGCGGGCGTATTAAAAAACAAGTCTCGTACGATCATCGTTGTTCCGTCCGGGCAACCGGCGGCCGTCTTTTCTGTCACGGTGCCGCCCTCAATGACGAGGCCGGTTCCCTCCGGCGCGCCCGCTTCCCGCGTGAGCAGCTCGATTCTTGACACGGCGGCTATGGCGGCCAGCGCCTCGCCGCGGAATCCAAGCGTTGTAATAGCTTCAAGGCCTCGTTCGTCGCGCAGCTTACTGGTGGCATGACGCAAAAATGCTGTCTGGGCATCGTCCGAGGCAATGCCGCAGCCGTTATCCGTCACGCGGATATACGTCATGCCGCCGTTTTTAATTTCGACCGTTACACTTGTTGCCCCGGCGTCAATTGCATTTTCCATGAGCTCCTTGACGACAGACGCCGGCCGTTCAACCACCTCACCGGCGGCAATCAAGTCGGCAACATGCGCGTCAAGCTGCAGAATTCTGGCCAAAGATCACCATTCCTTCTCCCGAACAAGTCCAGCGCTCACACGCGGTCTTGTACCTATAAATATAAAATCGGAAGCCCCTTCACGTTGACTGGGTCAACATCAAGGTAAACGGGGTCTCCGACGGCGCAGTCAATGTTCGTCACATCAAGAATCGTGTGCAGAAGGCCAACGTTGCCGAGCACTTTGGCGCGCTGCCCGCCTATTTTGACAAACAGCTTGTTATACCGGTGCCTGAGGAAAAAGCTCAGGATACCGAGGCTCATGTGGCGGTCAACGCCGAAGCCGTGATAATACCCGACGGACAATATGGCGATCTTCGTCGGCTTTTTCGTCACGATGCTGTGCTCCGCGCCGATGCGGTGGCCTTTCGGAAACCAGCCGATTTCTTCGATTCCTGCTTCGATATAACCGACGCGGCTGATCCCCGGGGCGTTTTTGCCCGGCATCCTGCCGGAAAGCGCCGTGTCGATACGAACGGCATCCATCCGCCCATAATTATAGCGGAAAAGGGCTGCCGAGTCACATGCATGCGCGGCACCCGGTTCAAAGCCCATTTCCGTGATTTTATCGAGGACGGCGTTAAAGCTGTTGAATTGCTGCATCGTCAGTTTCTTGTTGCTCCAGGACGCCGCGTATGATGTAAACATGCCGATAACGGCAAGGTTCGACATATATTTAAAAATCGCCGCCATTTTATCTGTTTCTCCCGGCAGAAAGCCGTAGCGGCCAAGACCGGTATCGACCTTTATGAGCACATCGGCAACTGTTTTCCGCGCTTCTGCGATGCCGTTAAGGGCAACGGCCGCGTCATAAGAGCCAACGGTACAGATAACGTTTGCCTCCAGCAATTCCCCCAGCTCGTCGGGGTCCGCTGTTGAACGAAGCATCATGATTTTTTCCTGTTGAAACCCGTTGCTGCGGAGAAAGGCGGCGTCCTTCGGGTCGGAGACGGCATATGAGCGAATGCCCTCATCACGCAGGAGCTTTGCAATTTCCAAAAGCCCCATGCCACAGGCATTGGCACTCAGGTCCGCATAGATTTCCGCATCTTCCGAGCGTTCCTTAACGACCTTGAGATTATTTCGGACGACGCGCCTGTCAATAACCAGATATTTCATGGCTGACCCTCTAACCCTTTCCGCGCATACGACAGCTTCTGTTGTTATTGTCTGATTATACATTATTTACAGGTTGATTGTAAAATGAAATTGAACACTTGAACAGAAAAATCCATAGTGATTATTCTTCGTGGTAAAATGTAGTTCCTACACAACATCTGCCACCGAAAGGATACAATCACTATGGATAACAATGATTCTATCACAGTCAGCGCAGAACGCAAGAAAGGGCAACACTTGAGCTTGGAAGATCGTGGTGCTGTCAAAGCCCTCTTGAAGCAGGGACTTGGCGTACGCGGCATCGCCCGAAACATTGGCTGTTCACCGTCCACCATCTCATACGAGTTAAGGCGAGGTACACCGACACGGAAGAGCAACAGGGGCCAAGCACCTGGCTATTCTCCGAAACTCGGCGAGGCCATCTACAAGGCTAATCGAAGGGCTTGTGTCAAGCCCCTCAAAGCAGGCTCCTGCAAGACTTTCATTGACTGGGTAGTCAAGCAGATCCGGGAACACAAGTGGTCGCTGGATTCCTGCTGCGGATATGCGAAGCGACAGCGTTTGTACAGTGAAGATCAGATGGTTTGTACCCGCACTCTGTACAACATGGTCTGGGCAGGCTTGCTTCCCATCACGCCGACCGAACTGCCGGAAGCCTTAAAACGCAGCACCCGAAAGGCCAGGGGCAGGGAAAACAAAAAGCACTACGGCACAAGCATTTCCGCCCGTCCTGAGATCGCTTCCCTTCGTATAGAAGGCGGCCACTGGGAGGGCGACACCGTGGTTGGAAAACGAGCTGGGAAAGAGGCAGTTGTACTCTCTCTGCTGGAGAAGAAGACCGAGCACTACATCGCCATTCGTATTCCCGGAAAGACCAGTGATGCGGTGATGTCTGCCATGAAAAGCCTACGCGCTGAGTACGGGGAACGTTTTTCACAGATTTTTAAGACGATTACCGTAGACAACGGCAGCGAGTTCGCCGACTTTGCAGAAGTCGAGGCTTGGGGTTCCCAGATCTACTTTGCCCACCCATACAGCTCTTGGGAACGTCCTCAGAACGAAAGGCATAATGGACTGTTCCGGACCTTCGTTCCAAAGGGAACATCTATTGAGCAGTATACAGACGAGGACATCCTGTCCGCTGCTGATGAGTTAAATGGGCGACCCCGGAAGAAGCTCGGATACCACACGCCAGAGGAACTATTTGAAGCCTTTCTTGATTCCGAATACGCAGCCTGACGGCTGCGACAACCTTGGCACAGACAGCGCCTGCGGCACCATCTGTGTCCAAGGTTAATTGATGGGAACGATTTTGCCTCGGGGTGTTCAATTTGCACTTGCAATTTATGTACATTATTTACATTGTAAATTCTATGTCTAAATGATAAAATAATTTGAAGGAAGGCTCTTTTCGCGGCCATCCGAACCACTAACACGGAGGCATGCGTGAACGCTCAACGACAGGAAATCCCCCCCACTGAAATCGCGCGTCAAAATGACATTATGCGGCGGCTCGGCGACAGGAACAGCGCCCGCTCCGTCCAGCCGCTTGCTTTTGTTGACACATACGGCTGCCAACAGAACGAATCGGACAGCCAGCGCCTGCGCGGCATGCTCGATTGTATGGGTTATCGCTTAACGCAAAACGAACGTGAAGCGGATGTTATCGTCATCAACACCTGCGCCGTCCGTGAGCACGCGGAAATGCGTGTTTTCGGCAACGTCGGCGCGCTCGTGCACACGAAAAAAGAGAAACCAGAGCAGATTATAGCCCTTTGCGGCTGCATGGTGCAGCAGCAGCACGTGGCTGATAAAATTCGGCGCTCCTATCGGCATGTCGACCTCGTTTTCGGGCCCCAGGCACTATGGCGCTTTCCGGAGCTATTAGAACAGGTCCTTTTGGCGCGCGGCCGCGTGTTTTCGATTGATGACGCACCGGATGCCATCGCGGAGGGGCTGCCCGTCCTGCGGGACGGGCGCGTCAAAGCCTGGCTGTCCATCATGTATGGCTGTAACAATTTCTGTTCCTACTGTATCGTCCCATATGTCCGCGGCCGTGAGCGGAGCCGCCACCCGGACGATATTTTATCGGAAGCACGCGCGCTTATAAAAGACGGCTATAAGGACCTCACACTGCTTGGGCAAAACGTTAATTCCTATGGCCGGGGTTTGTCTGAGAAAATCGATTTTTCTGAGCTTTTGCGCCGGATTAACGCGCTTGACGGTGACTTTTTAATTCGTTTTATGACAAGTCATCCGAAAGACGCCTCCGACCGTCTTTTCGAAGCGATGGCAATCAGCCCAAAAGTGGCACGCCATCTCCATTTGCCTTTTCAAGCCGGCAGTAACAGAATTCTAGCCGCGATGAATAGAGGCTATACAAAAGAGCAGTATCTTCATCTGGTTGAAAAAGCCCGGCAATATATGCCGGATATTGTTTTAACAAGTGATATCATCGTCGGTTTCCCCGGCGAAACGTATGACGATTTTCTTGAAACGCTGGATGTCATCGAAAAAGCACGCTTTGATGCTTTATTTACATTTCTGTATTCAAAACGCGAGGGGACGCCTGCCGGGCGCATGCCCGACGATGTGCCAAAGCAGGAAAAACAGCGCCGTTTTGACGACTTATTGTCCCGCCAGAACGCGATATCTGAAGAAAAGCATCGCGAATACGTCGGCAAGACGCTGCGCGTTCTCGTGGACGGCGAGGCGGAAGATGTTCTCTATCCGCTGACCGGCAGGACAAACGGCGGCCGCCTTGTCCATCTCTCCGGCGATCAATCGAAAATTGGCTCATTTCAAAATGCGGCAATTATTCATTGCAATACGTGGGCGCTTTTTGGAGAGCTTATTTAAAATAAAGACAAAGGAGTCCTGCTCGATGCCCCCTATCGTCAAAATCTACCAGTCTGGTGAACTTATCGCCACCGCACAAGCCATCGAGGGCGAATCTCTGTATGAGCGCATTATCGCGTCGGACGTCTATCTTGAAGCGCCTTGCGGCGGCAAAGGTAAATGCGGCAAATGCCTCGTCCAGCTTGAACCGGGCGGCGAAAAGGTGCGCGCCTGTCAGACGTTTATTCACGGGGATATGGATGTTTACATCCCGGACGAGATGAAAATGAAAATCGCCGGCTCCGATTCCAAAGCAAAGGCTGTTTCGCACTCCGGCCGACTCGGCGTTGCGATCGATATCGGAACGACAACCGTCGTTGTGCATTTAACTGACCTTGCAAATTGCGCGCGGTTGGCGACGGCTAGCGGCGTCAACGCACAGCGGACATACGGTGCCGACGTCATCAGCCGTATTCAGTTCTGTATCAAAAACGGCCACGAAACTTTAACACGTGTTATCCGTGAACAGCTTGCTGATTTGATGCAAGAGGCTTGCGGTAAAATCGGTGCCGAATTAAAGGATATTCATTACATATCGATTGCAGGAAACACCATCATGCAGCACCTGGCGGACGATCTTTCCCCGATTGAGATGGCCATGATCCCGTTTCATCCTCTTTCCCTTTTTGGTGACGAGCGCCCCGCTGGCAAGGATTTTCCCGTTGCTGACGACGCGATCGTCTACTATGCCCCGTGTGTCTACGCTTACGTCGGCGGCGACATTACGGCCGGTATGATCGCGGCAAATATCGAAGATATCCCCGGCCCTTGTGTCTATATGGACATCGGAACAAACGGAGAAATCGTTTTGAAGGTTGGCGACAAATATTACTGCTGTGCGACGGCAGCCGGTCCGGCTTTTGAAGGTGCTGAAATTACCAAAGGCATGGCGGCTATCGACGGTGCCATCAGTCACTTGAAATGGGTCGATAATAAGCTTGAACTGTCCGTCATTGGAGACGCCGCACCTCTCGGCCTTTGCGGCTCCGGCCTGATGGACGCCTTGGCCGTCCTCGTCCACACGGGCGCTGTTGATTCAAGCGGTCGTCTGCTCTTCGCGGATAAGATTGAAGGCCCCATTTCCGAGCTAATCGGCGAAATTGACGGCAAGCCTGTTTTCTGGCTCTCGCGTGAAAATGATGTCTACATGACGCGCAACGATATTCGAAAGCTCCAGCTGGCAAAGGCTGCCATTGCGGGCGGTATTCAAACGCTGTTAAACGCAGCCGGTGTCACGGCCAAGGATATTAATTCATTTCTCATCGCCGGGGGCTTTGGCAGTTTTCTCGATCAGGTCAGCGCCGCAACGATCGGCCTGTTCCCGAAGGAGTTCCTTCCTTACGCCAAAACGATGGGGAATATGGCGGGCGAAGGCGCTGCCGTTGCCTTATGCTCGGCGGAAGCAAGAGAACGCCTTCAAAAGCTGTACGAGAATATCGAGGTCGTTGAGCTGTCAACAAGCAAGTATTTTACGCTCCAGTTTATTGAACAAATGACTTTCTAAGCTCTCGGCAAGGCTTCCCCCTTTTGCCAAACCGGCGCGCGCAGAAGGGGTTACTATTCAAACGCGCCGAAGAAAGGCTGATTGTCATATGCTTGATTATGATGATTTAATTAAACGAGCGCTTGATTCCGGCTTTACGAACGCGGGCCCGCTGGACGTTGCAACGCTTGAATTTATGCCGCAAGTTCGTGATATGTGCGCTTCTGACCGCTGCCGCAGCTATAACAAATCTTGGGCTTGCCCACCGGCGATCGGGACACTGGAAGAAATGCGCGACAAGGTGACGAAGTACTCCAAGGGTCTGCTCGTGCAAACCGTTAAGAAGCTCAACAGCACCTTTGATTGGAAAACGATGGAGCAAACAGGAAAGGATCAGGCAGCGAACCTTTTAACGTTCTGCGATAATCTGTCTGAAGATTTTCCGAACCTTCTCGCTTTGGGTGCCGGTACATGCACCCGATGCAAAACATGCGCGTATTTAGACGGTGAGCCGTGCCGGTTTCCAGATAAGCTCATCTACTCCATGGAAGCCTGCGGTCTCTTCGTCAGCAAGGTTTGCAAAGCGAATGACTTGGCATACAATTACGGGTCAGACCATGTCGCCTATACCGGCTGCGTCCTGCTTGAGTAACACGGATTCTTTGTTTGAAACCGAACCTGGAAGCATCGATATACCCCCAACAAAAAAAAGACACGCCATCAATTGATGGCGTGTCTTTTGGCAGGGGCAGAAGGATTGTTTTGAAGGAATAGTAACAGAAACACGATTATTTTCTGCTTACGTTTTAATTGTTTCAAAGCGCGCATTATTGAAGTTGGTATTCATATACTTCAATTTGATATGGTTTGGGATCAGCAACATATCCACCTTCATCATAAGCTGGATTATATGTAAATTTACCATAGACCGTTATTTTATTCTCGCGCGAATTAATAACTTCATCGATATATTTATTATATATAATTGCATCAACATATGGTGTATGATATGGCTCAATATAATCTGAATAATAAACATATACAAATATTGAAGGGTATTTCTCCGCATCAACCGCTGAAGAAAGTTTATTATTACCTAAGAAGCGCGACCTATCGTTAATTAG belongs to Oscillospiraceae bacterium CM and includes:
- the miaB gene encoding tRNA (N6-isopentenyl adenosine(37)-C2)-methylthiotransferase MiaB translates to MRRLGDRNSARSVQPLAFVDTYGCQQNESDSQRLRGMLDCMGYRLTQNEREADVIVINTCAVREHAEMRVFGNVGALVHTKKEKPEQIIALCGCMVQQQHVADKIRRSYRHVDLVFGPQALWRFPELLEQVLLARGRVFSIDDAPDAIAEGLPVLRDGRVKAWLSIMYGCNNFCSYCIVPYVRGRERSRHPDDILSEARALIKDGYKDLTLLGQNVNSYGRGLSEKIDFSELLRRINALDGDFLIRFMTSHPKDASDRLFEAMAISPKVARHLHLPFQAGSNRILAAMNRGYTKEQYLHLVEKARQYMPDIVLTSDIIVGFPGETYDDFLETLDVIEKARFDALFTFLYSKREGTPAGRMPDDVPKQEKQRRFDDLLSRQNAISEEKHREYVGKTLRVLVDGEAEDVLYPLTGRTNGGRLVHLSGDQSKIGSFQNAAIIHCNTWALFGELI
- a CDS encoding DUF4445 domain-containing protein, with amino-acid sequence MPPIVKIYQSGELIATAQAIEGESLYERIIASDVYLEAPCGGKGKCGKCLVQLEPGGEKVRACQTFIHGDMDVYIPDEMKMKIAGSDSKAKAVSHSGRLGVAIDIGTTTVVVHLTDLANCARLATASGVNAQRTYGADVISRIQFCIKNGHETLTRVIREQLADLMQEACGKIGAELKDIHYISIAGNTIMQHLADDLSPIEMAMIPFHPLSLFGDERPAGKDFPVADDAIVYYAPCVYAYVGGDITAGMIAANIEDIPGPCVYMDIGTNGEIVLKVGDKYYCCATAAGPAFEGAEITKGMAAIDGAISHLKWVDNKLELSVIGDAAPLGLCGSGLMDALAVLVHTGAVDSSGRLLFADKIEGPISELIGEIDGKPVFWLSRENDVYMTRNDIRKLQLAKAAIAGGIQTLLNAAGVTAKDINSFLIAGGFGSFLDQVSAATIGLFPKEFLPYAKTMGNMAGEGAAVALCSAEARERLQKLYENIEVVELSTSKYFTLQFIEQMTF
- a CDS encoding DUF2284 domain-containing protein; amino-acid sequence: MLDYDDLIKRALDSGFTNAGPLDVATLEFMPQVRDMCASDRCRSYNKSWACPPAIGTLEEMRDKVTKYSKGLLVQTVKKLNSTFDWKTMEQTGKDQAANLLTFCDNLSEDFPNLLALGAGTCTRCKTCAYLDGEPCRFPDKLIYSMEACGLFVSKVCKANDLAYNYGSDHVAYTGCVLLE